The Salegentibacter sp. Hel_I_6 region AATTTTCGAAAAAAGCGAGAATCTTAGTTTAGCTTCACTTTTCTTATTTATTGTTGCTTATATTTTTTTGAGTAGAGAAGCGATTCGTAATACAGAAAGAGAAACCGCCAGTAAAAGAATGTTGTTGTATTTTGTTCTTCTTATCCTTGTAATTTTCTATTTGCTGCTTACTCATGTAATAGAAATAAAAACGTATACCAGCAGTACTATAGAATTTGCCGGTTATATTATTTATTATCTCAATTTACTTATCCTGGGAATTATTTCCCTAATTTATTACCTAAACTCTTATTCAAAAAAATCGGTTTATTTTATCACTTTGGTACTGGCATTTATTTTTGCCGACGTTTTTCGAGATACAGCCAATTTCTATATTAAAGATTCGGCTATTCTAATAACCGGCAATTTGCTTTGGTTCACCGGACTTAGCTTTAGCCTGCTTTTCTTTCTAACACCCGAGCGAAAACTACGCTTAATGAATTTGATATAATCCTATTGGGGGGCTCACCACCTGTTTATTTTTTAACAGAAAAATCAAAGCTGTTAAATATGTGGTTTTATTTTAAATACGGAAGTAGATTGTAGTTTCTGAAATTGACAAAATCAATACATTTGTCGCCCGAAAATTTTGCATTTTTCAGTTATTTTGAGAAAACGCACATATATTTTCGATTATCATAAAAAATTAAAGAGAGAATGAAGTCATTTATTGGTACCGGTGTGGCCCTAATCACTCCTTTTAAAGAAGATTTATCTGTAGATGTACAGGCACTGGAAAATCTGGTAGAGAACCAGATAGAAAATGGAATAGATTACCTGGTAGTACTTGGTACAACTGCCGAGAGCGCCAGCCTTAATAAAGCCGAAAAACAACTGGTTATAAATACTGTGATCAAGCAGAATAATAAACGTTTGCCTTTGGTTTTGGGACTTGGAGGAAATAATACCCAATCCCTTTGTGAGGAATTGGAAACCGGTGATTTTTCAGGCTTTGAAGCTATACTTTCTGTTTCCCCATTTTACAATAAACCAACCCAGGAAGGTATTTACCAGCATTTTATGGCGGTTGCCGCAGCTTCTCCTTTACCTATAATTCTATATAATGTACCAGGGAGAACAGCTTCTAATATGCTTCCTGAAACTATAAACCGAATCGCCACAAATTCTGATAAAATTATTGGCGTTAAAGAAGCTGCCGGTGATATGGTGCAGGCAATGAAATTAATTAGCCTGGTGCCAAAAGATTTCCTGGTAATTTCTGGAGACGATATGCTTACTTTACCTATGGTTTTAGCTGGCGGAAAAGGTGTTATCTCGGTAATAGCACAAGGTTTACCTGCGGAATTTTCTAAAATGGTTTCTTTAGGTTTAAAGGGCAATAATACTGAAGCCTACAATCTTCATTATAAAATGCAGCGCTCAATAGATCTTATTTTTGCCGAAGGAAATCCTGCCGGAATTAAAGCTTTGCTGGCTCAAAAAGGAAGCATTCAAAATTACCTTAGACTACCTTTGGTAAAAGCTACGCCTGCACTTCAGCAGCAAATTGAAGATTTTCTGAAAAATTTTGTCTAAAGTTATTAGTTACTTATTATAAGGTCTAAAAGTTTTAAATGTCGTAATCCTGAATTTATTTCAGAGCTTGCCCCGATTTTTACTCGGGGATCTAATAAGTTGATATTCGATTTATGTTAGAAGCTGAAACCAGTTCAGCTTGACGATAGAAGAATTCTTAGACCTTTTCTTTTTTCAGTAAATACCTTAATCTTTCCATTTTCTGCATAATAAAAAGAAGAGAATTTTGTTCTCTAAGCCTATAACACAAAGTTTTTTTTATACTGAAGAAAAATGTACTTTTGCAAGATGTTTTTACCAATGATGAAAAAAGTAATTTTATTAGCGGCAGTTTTAATGTTAACTGTATCCTGCGGAGAGTATCAAAGCTTACTTAAAAGCGAGGATACCGGGAAGAAATACACTTACGCAGAGCAGCTGTATAATGAGGCTCAGGAAGAAAACGATAATCGGAAATATCGTAAAGCACTTCGGTTATTTGAACAAATTGTTCCCGAGTATCGTGGTAAACCTCAGGGGGAAAAGCTTAGCTTTTTGTTTGCCGATACGTACTACGAATTGGAAAATTATTACCTCTCTTCTTACGAATTTGAACGCTTTCAGCAATCTTATCCAAATAGTGAAAGGGTAGAAGAAGCTGCATATAAAAAGGCAAGAAGTTTCTACGAACTGTCTCCAAAATATAATATAGATCAAACCGATACTCATAAAGCTGTCACAGAATTACAGTCTTATTTAAATACTTATCCTGAGGGTGAATATGTAGATATAGCTAATGAAATGGCTTCTGAATTACGAATTAAACTGGAGCAAAAAGAATACGAAATTGCAAAACAATATCATTTAACAGGCGAGGCCAGGGCAGGAAACTTCCGTGCAGCTATTAGATCGTTTACAAATTTCCTTTCAAATAACCCGGGATCACCATTTAGAGAAGGAGCACATTATTATAGATTTGATTCAGCATACCAACTGGCGGTTAATAGTTTTATGAATGTAATGCAGGAGCGTCTTGAAGAAGCGCTTGAGTATTACGAGAGTTATAAAAAATATTATCCAGAAGGCGAGTATATTGAGCCAATGGAAGCTTCAGTAGAAGATATAAAATCACGCTTACAAAATTTTTAATAGTAGAATAAAGATGGATATTAAAAAGACAGACGCACCAATTAACACAATTACCTTTGATAAGAATAAGGTAGACGAGCCGACAAGTAACATATACGAGGCTATTTCAGTGGTTGCGAAAAGAGCAAACCAAATCAATTCTGAAATAAAGAAGGAATTGTTGGAGAAGCTTGACGAATTTGCTACTTATAACGATAGTCTTGACGAGATTTTCGAAAATAAAGAGCAAATAGAGGTTTCTAAGTTTTACGAAAAACTTCCAAAGCCGCACGCACTTGCTATCCAGGAATGGTTAGACGGTAAGATCTATTACCGAAATACAAAAGATTCTGAAGCAGAAGCTTAATTAAGATGTCTGTACTAAAAGGCAAAAAAGTGCTTCTGGGCATAAGCGGTGGTATTGCCGCTTACAAATCTGCATTTTTAGTACGTTTACTTATTAAAGCCGGTGCACAGGTAAAAGTTGTGATGACGCCGGCTGCAAAAGAATTTGTTACTCCGCTTACACTTTCCACCCTATCCAAAAATGAGGTGTTTTCTTCCTTTACAGAAGATGATGAAGATGAGCAATGGAACAATCACGTAGAACTCGGCCTTTGGGCCGATTTTATGGTTTTAGCCCCAGCCACTGCCAATACCATGTCTAAAATGGCTTCGGGCAATAGCGATAATCTTTTACTCGCTACCTATCTTTCGGCCAAATGTCCTGTTTTCTTTGCTCCCGCAATGGATTTGGATATGTTTAAACATCCTTCCACAAAAAATAGTTTTGAAAGTTTAAAATCTTACGGGAATATCATGATTCCCGCAGGTACCGGCGAACTTGCAAGCGGATTAAAAGGCGAGGGAAGAATGGCAGAACCCGAAGAGATTATCGAATTTCTGGAAGCACATTTCTCCGAAAATTTACCATTGCAGGGAAAAAAAGTGCTTATTACCGCAGGCCCAACTTACGAGGCTATAGATCCTGTGCGCTTTATTGGAAATCATTCCAGTGGAAAAATGGGTTTTGAACTGGCTAAAAAAGCCGCTTCACTTGGAGCTGAGGTTATCCTAATTTCCGGCCCCACACATCTGAAAATTGAAGATCCAAAAATCAATTTAATTAGAGTGGTAAGTGCCCGGGAAATGTACCTTGTCGCACACGACCATTTTGAAAATGTAGATGTAGCTATAGCTGCCGCAGCCGTTTCAGATTATAAACCAAAGATCGTAGCGGCTCAAAAAATAAAAAAGGCCGAAGAAAATTTGAGCCTGGAACTTACCAAAACTCAGGATATTCTCTTATCCCTGGGTAAAAAGAAAACTCATCAAAAACTTATTGGATTTGCTTTAGAAACCAATAACGAATTGGAGCACGCCCGGGGAAAACTGCTAAAGAAAAACCTTGACTTTATCGTGCTTAATTCTTTAAATGATGCCGGGGCAGGTTTTAAAAAAGATACCAATAAAATTACCCTGGTTTATAAAGATTCAGAAAAAGCCTTTGAGTTAAAATCCAAAACCGAAGTTGCTGTAGATATTTTAAACGAAATCGTACATTTGTTAGATGCGTAAATTACTATTTCTTTTCATTTTAGTTGCCGGGATGCCTTTTGCAACCGCTCAGGAACTCAACTGTGAAATAGTGATTAATACCGAGCAAACCGGGCAGAGTAATCTTTCGGTTTTTAGAACTCTTGAAAATTCACTTCGGGAATTTGTAAATCAAACTTCCTGGACCAATAAAGAATTTGAACCTCAGGAGCGTATTAATTGCAGCATGTTTATTACCATTAACGAGTTTGAAGGAGAATCTTTTAGCGGGACCATCCAGGTGCAATCTTCAAGACCTGTTTACGGTGCTAATATGGTTTCCCCGGTGTTTAATTTTAACGATAATCAGTTCAGTTTTAATTATCGGGAATATCAGCCACTTAATTATAGCCAAACCTCGTTTTCCAGCAATTTGGTTTCTGTGGTCTCTTTTTATGTGTACACGATTTTAGGAATGGATGCCGATACTTTTGCTCCTGAAGGTGGTACTGCATATTACCAGGAAGCCAACCGAGTGGTAAATACCGCCCAACAAAGTGGTAGGCCGGGCTGGAGCGGTGCCGACGGCCAAACCTCCAAGTTTCGGTTAAATACCGACTTGCTCTCTAATATGTTTGTAGAATACCGTACTGCGTTATACCAGTATCACCGCCAGGGTTTAGATGTGATGCATAAAGATCCTGAAGCGGGAAAAATTGCTATTGCTGATGCGATAGAAAGCTTAACTACTATGAATTCCAGGAGAGCCAATTCTTTATTACTTCGAAGTTTTTTTGATGCTAAAGCCGATGAGGTAACGCAAATTTTTAGCGATGGTCCGGATATTAATCGCCCTGGTTTAGTACAAACTTTAAGCGGACTGGCACCACGATATGCCCGAAACTGGAGAAATATTCAGTAAAGAATTTTTACTCGATAATCGCGGTTTAAAAGTTGAAAATCCATAAACAGTCATACTTTAAAATTTAGACGTCACCCTGAATTGGTTTCAGAGCCTGCTCCGAATTTTTATCGGAGGTCTAAATTGAATGGTAGGTACTATTCGTGTTAAATGCTGAAACAAATTCAGCATGACGATTTTTTCATAAATTCACTTCTATGAGGGAAACCGGATATACATTTGAAAAGTATTATTTCTTTAGCAAACGTCTGTATAATCGAATTTTTCCCTTTTGATATAACTTCCGGGTTTACCAAAAGTTTATTGTTGATTAGGAATTATTTCTCCCGTATATTTAACGCAAATTTAGTTCACTTTGCTCACAACTTTATCTATAAAAAACTACGCCTTAATTGAAGATATAAATATTAAACTTCAGGAAGGCTTTACTATAATTACAGGGGAAACCGGTGCCGGGAAATCGATTATGCTTGGTGCACTCGGGCTTCTTTTAGGGAACCGTGCCGATTACGGAAGTATTCGCGATGCCGATAAGAAATGCGTGATAGAAGGTTCTTTCAATATTTCTAATTACAGGCTAAAAGATTTCTTTTTAACCGAAGATCTGGATTATGAAGAAAACACCATAATTAGAAGGGAGATCCTGGCCTCAGGAAAATCCCGGGCTTTTGTAAACGATACGCCCGTAAAACTTACTTCGCTAAATAAACTGGGGGAATATTTAATCGATATTCATAGTCAGCATGAAACTTTGAGTTTGGGAAATAACGATTACCAGTTTAGGGTGATCGATACCATAGCTAACAGTGAAACCTTACTTTTAGAATATAAAACCGAACTAAAAGCCTATAAAAAATTACAAAAGCGGCTTGTTGAATTAAAAGAGGAGCAGGCGCAAGCCACCAAAGAATACGATTATAACCTGTTTTTGCTGAATGAACTTGAAGAAGCTCGTTTAGAAAACGGGATGCAGGAAGAGCTGGAAACCCGGTATGAAGAATTAAGCAATGTAGAAGAACTTACCGAAAATTTAAGTTCAGCTTTAAATTTATTAGAGCAGGAGGAAATTGGTAGTTTAGACAGTTTAAAACAGGCACGCACTTCGCTGGCCAGAATTGCAAATTTATCTGCAAATTATGAAAATTTGCATCAGCGTATAGAAAGCGTGATTATAGAACTAGATGATCTTTCTTCAGAAGTAACTGACGCATTGGATAGGGTAGAAGCCAATCCTGAGGAATTGGAAGCTACTAATCAAAAGCTTCAGGTAATCTATAATTTGCAGAAAAAGCATTCCGCAGAAAATATTGCTGAATTACTACAAATAAAAGACGAGCTTCAGGAAAAAGTTTCGGTAAGTGAAAATGCGGAAAATGCACTTTCAGAATTAGAATCGGCTATTGTGAAGCAGGAAACAAAACTTGCTACGGTAGCAACTAAACTCCACGACAAACGAAAATCTATAATTCCGGCTTTTATTAAAGAAGCGGAAGCTCTGCTAGGCGACCTTGGAATGCCAAACGCCCGGTTAAAAATAGATTTAAAGAAAGTTCCAAATTTCCTTATTAACGGTCAGGATGAATTATTCTGGATGCTGGCGGCGAATAAAGGCGGCGATTTTAAAGAAATAAAGAAAGCCGCTTCAGGGGGTGAACTTTCCAGGATTATGCTGGCGGTAAAAAGTATTTTGGCCGCACAAAGTAAATTACCTACCATTATCTTTGATGAAATTGATACCGGGGTTTCCGGAGATATTGCGCAAAAAATGGCAGGAATTTTACAGCGCATGGGCAATGCAATGCAGGTAATTGCTATTACCCATCTTCCGCAAATTGCGGGGAAAGGAAACAGTCATTTCAAAATATTTAAAGAAGATTCAGCTAATGCTACTACCACAAAGATTGAGGAATTAAAAGATGGCGAGCGGGTAGAAGAGCTGGCGATGATGCTGGGTGGCAAAAATATTGGAGAATCGGCGCGGGCCCACGCACGGGCACTTTTAGATTAAGCCAATGTTCCGAAACTAATTTTATTATATTTACCCGATAATAGAGTTTTAAATAATTTTCCCAGAAAACCTCGTAAACCGAGGTGATGGACTAACAACCAAGAAAAATATATCACTATGTCATATAACCTGTTAAAAGGAAAAAAAGGAATTATTTTTGGCGCTTTAGATGAGAATTCTATCGCCTGGAAAACTGCTGAACGTATTAAAGAAGAAGGCGGGGAATTTGTGCTTACTAATGCTCCAATTGCATTAAGAATGGGAACTATTAAAGAACTGGCTGAAAAAACCGGATCTGAAGTTATTCCTGCTGATGCCACTAAAATTGAAGACCTGGAAAACCTGGTTGAAAAATCTATGGAGATCCTTGGCGGAAAAATAGATTTTGTACTTCACGCTATCGGGATGTCTGTAAACGTAAGAAAAGGAAATCATTACACAGAGCAGAACTACGATTTCACTCAAAAAGGCTGGGATATTTCTGCGGTTTCTTTTCATAAAACCATGCAGGTGCTTTATAAAAAAGAAGCGATGAACGAGTGGGGAAGTATTGTGGCGCTTAGCTACATGGCCGCACAACGTGTATTCCCTGATTATAATGATATGGCCGATAACAAAGCCTTTTTAGAATCTATTGCGCGTAGTTTTGGTTATTTCTTTGGGAAAGATCATAAAGTGAGAGTGAATACCATTTCACAATCGCCAACCCCAACTACTGCAGGACAGGGAGTTAAAGGATTTGACGGATTTATCGCTTATGCCGATAAAATGTCTCCGCTTGGTAATGCCACCGCATTAGAGTGCGCCGATTATACGGTAAGTCTGTTTTCTGACCTTACCAGAAAAGTAACGCTTCAAAACCTCTTCCACGATGGTGGTTTCGCTAATATGGGGGTAAGCCAGGAAGTGATGGAGTCTTTTGTAAAAGGGCAGGAGGAGAAGTAGATTGATTTAATGCTACATCATGTTGAATTTATTTCAGCATCAAAAATGAACTGAATTTCACTCAACCTAGATTCTGAAACAAGTTCAGAATGACGAAAACAACAACGTCACTGAACTCGTTTCAGCGTCTAACACCAAATGGAATTCTCGGCTTATAACTCCATTGAAAATCGGGGCAAGCAATGAAACCATTACGGGGTGAGGTTGGTAGAAAAGTTATTTCAGAATGACGAAAACCATTTTACCGTCACGCTGAATTTATTTCAGCGTCTAACGTCAAATGAAGTTGTCTTGACTTAGACCTCCGATAAATAAAAATCGGAGCAGGCTCTGAAACCAGTTTAGGGTGACGTTTTGGTTTCACGTCATACTGTCCCGAAGCTCTTTTTAAACATCTAAATATGAATCTAATTAAACAGGGTTTCGTATTTTTATTATAAACTTTTTAGATATGGATATTCAAACTGAGAAAATAGAGTTAGCAAAGTTATTGTTAAGCACCAATGATCCAGAGATTATTCAATCTATCAAGAAAATCTTTAGAAAGGAAACCTCGACTGATTTTTGGGATGAATTAAATTCCGAACAAAAAAAAGAGATCCAAACCGCAAGAAGGCAAATTGAAGAGGGAAATTATACCGATTACGAGGCTTTTATAAGTAAACATAAATAATGGATAGAAGGGTTATAATTTCTCCAATTGCGGAAAAGAAATTACAAGCTCTTCTTGAATACTTGCTGGAGGAATGGTCCTTAAAAGTGAAGACAAATTTTATTAAGCGTTTAGAAGACTATCTCCAAATTATAAAACAAGAACCGGAAAGTTTTCCGGAATCTGGGAAAATAAGTGGTTTAAGAAGGTGTGTGATTACTAAACAGGTCTCTATCTATTATGAATTTAATGATACAGAAATTAGAATTCTAACATTCTTTGATACCCGCCAGGATCCTGGGAAATTAGCCAAAGATTTTGAAAAGTGATTATTGAAAAACATTAAATCCTTGAATCATACTCACTAAATGAATTTAAATTATTCTTTTGTAATTCCCGTTTATAACCGCCCAGAGGAGGTGAGGGAGTTGCTGGAAAGTATGCTTCAGCTTCAGTTTTCACGGGATTTTGAGATCGTGATCGTGGAAGATGGTTCCAGTATTTCTTCACAGGAAATCGTTGAAAAATTTCAGGAGAAACTTAATATCAGCTATTATTTCAAAAAGAATACCGGCCCCGGCGATTCCCGGAATTTCGGGATGCAAAAAGCAAAG contains the following coding sequences:
- a CDS encoding type II toxin-antitoxin system RelE/ParE family toxin codes for the protein MDRRVIISPIAEKKLQALLEYLLEEWSLKVKTNFIKRLEDYLQIIKQEPESFPESGKISGLRRCVITKQVSIYYEFNDTEIRILTFFDTRQDPGKLAKDFEK
- a CDS encoding enoyl-ACP reductase; the protein is MSYNLLKGKKGIIFGALDENSIAWKTAERIKEEGGEFVLTNAPIALRMGTIKELAEKTGSEVIPADATKIEDLENLVEKSMEILGGKIDFVLHAIGMSVNVRKGNHYTEQNYDFTQKGWDISAVSFHKTMQVLYKKEAMNEWGSIVALSYMAAQRVFPDYNDMADNKAFLESIARSFGYFFGKDHKVRVNTISQSPTPTTAGQGVKGFDGFIAYADKMSPLGNATALECADYTVSLFSDLTRKVTLQNLFHDGGFANMGVSQEVMESFVKGQEEK
- the coaBC gene encoding bifunctional phosphopantothenoylcysteine decarboxylase/phosphopantothenate--cysteine ligase CoaBC — encoded protein: MSVLKGKKVLLGISGGIAAYKSAFLVRLLIKAGAQVKVVMTPAAKEFVTPLTLSTLSKNEVFSSFTEDDEDEQWNNHVELGLWADFMVLAPATANTMSKMASGNSDNLLLATYLSAKCPVFFAPAMDLDMFKHPSTKNSFESLKSYGNIMIPAGTGELASGLKGEGRMAEPEEIIEFLEAHFSENLPLQGKKVLITAGPTYEAIDPVRFIGNHSSGKMGFELAKKAASLGAEVILISGPTHLKIEDPKINLIRVVSAREMYLVAHDHFENVDVAIAAAAVSDYKPKIVAAQKIKKAEENLSLELTKTQDILLSLGKKKTHQKLIGFALETNNELEHARGKLLKKNLDFIVLNSLNDAGAGFKKDTNKITLVYKDSEKAFELKSKTEVAVDILNEIVHLLDA
- the recN gene encoding DNA repair protein RecN codes for the protein MLTTLSIKNYALIEDINIKLQEGFTIITGETGAGKSIMLGALGLLLGNRADYGSIRDADKKCVIEGSFNISNYRLKDFFLTEDLDYEENTIIRREILASGKSRAFVNDTPVKLTSLNKLGEYLIDIHSQHETLSLGNNDYQFRVIDTIANSETLLLEYKTELKAYKKLQKRLVELKEEQAQATKEYDYNLFLLNELEEARLENGMQEELETRYEELSNVEELTENLSSALNLLEQEEIGSLDSLKQARTSLARIANLSANYENLHQRIESVIIELDDLSSEVTDALDRVEANPEELEATNQKLQVIYNLQKKHSAENIAELLQIKDELQEKVSVSENAENALSELESAIVKQETKLATVATKLHDKRKSIIPAFIKEAEALLGDLGMPNARLKIDLKKVPNFLINGQDELFWMLAANKGGDFKEIKKAASGGELSRIMLAVKSILAAQSKLPTIIFDEIDTGVSGDIAQKMAGILQRMGNAMQVIAITHLPQIAGKGNSHFKIFKEDSANATTTKIEELKDGERVEELAMMLGGKNIGESARAHARALLD
- a CDS encoding outer membrane protein assembly factor BamD — its product is MMKKVILLAAVLMLTVSCGEYQSLLKSEDTGKKYTYAEQLYNEAQEENDNRKYRKALRLFEQIVPEYRGKPQGEKLSFLFADTYYELENYYLSSYEFERFQQSYPNSERVEEAAYKKARSFYELSPKYNIDQTDTHKAVTELQSYLNTYPEGEYVDIANEMASELRIKLEQKEYEIAKQYHLTGEARAGNFRAAIRSFTNFLSNNPGSPFREGAHYYRFDSAYQLAVNSFMNVMQERLEEALEYYESYKKYYPEGEYIEPMEASVEDIKSRLQNF
- the dapA gene encoding 4-hydroxy-tetrahydrodipicolinate synthase encodes the protein MKSFIGTGVALITPFKEDLSVDVQALENLVENQIENGIDYLVVLGTTAESASLNKAEKQLVINTVIKQNNKRLPLVLGLGGNNTQSLCEELETGDFSGFEAILSVSPFYNKPTQEGIYQHFMAVAAASPLPIILYNVPGRTASNMLPETINRIATNSDKIIGVKEAAGDMVQAMKLISLVPKDFLVISGDDMLTLPMVLAGGKGVISVIAQGLPAEFSKMVSLGLKGNNTEAYNLHYKMQRSIDLIFAEGNPAGIKALLAQKGSIQNYLRLPLVKATPALQQQIEDFLKNFV
- a CDS encoding DNA-directed RNA polymerase subunit omega — its product is MDIKKTDAPINTITFDKNKVDEPTSNIYEAISVVAKRANQINSEIKKELLEKLDEFATYNDSLDEIFENKEQIEVSKFYEKLPKPHALAIQEWLDGKIYYRNTKDSEAEA
- a CDS encoding DUF4835 family protein, which produces MRKLLFLFILVAGMPFATAQELNCEIVINTEQTGQSNLSVFRTLENSLREFVNQTSWTNKEFEPQERINCSMFITINEFEGESFSGTIQVQSSRPVYGANMVSPVFNFNDNQFSFNYREYQPLNYSQTSFSSNLVSVVSFYVYTILGMDADTFAPEGGTAYYQEANRVVNTAQQSGRPGWSGADGQTSKFRLNTDLLSNMFVEYRTALYQYHRQGLDVMHKDPEAGKIAIADAIESLTTMNSRRANSLLLRSFFDAKADEVTQIFSDGPDINRPGLVQTLSGLAPRYARNWRNIQ